The genomic window TGATAATTGCCTATAAACATACAATAAGTTTTCTTAATGACACAGACACACTGCCATTAATATTTGGCTTCCTTTCTTCGACCAAAACCAGCAAACCTGATCAACAGAAAATTGATCCAAAGTTTCAGGACAATTCCAAACAATGAATTCCATTGGAAATTAATCATAGAACAGTGCATAACTAGAtgtgtattttgattttgaactATATTCAAGACAAAAGATTTGAGTTAAATCTATCAATGGATCCATTTGGACAACCTTTAAAAGTAAACATCCATTGACACCCCACAATATATTGTCTTTCAttgttttgataaaaaaaataataattaagatgAGGAGAAGGATAATACTAATAGGGGGATAAGGGATCCCCTAtacaaaagcaaaaacaaaaaactaaagaTTTGTTTATAAAGCATAGCTTTCCAATCTCTCAACATGTCTGAGAGGGAAAGTCCCCTATAAAGATAATCAGTTTTACATCAACTAGTTGCTAGGTGTCTAATTCTATACGACAATATATGTACTTGCTGGTTTTGGACCTACTTCTCGTGCTCTGTTAGATTTCTGAGTTTGTGGCATATTGATTAACTTGTGGTTTTATGGATGATAACCTAAGAAAGCATCTAATATAGGTTTAACTAATTTTTTAGGGGAGTAAAGttcttgtttcttattttgttttaccTTGTTATAATTGATTTTTGTTCTGCCATGCATTTGAACTGTGAAAATCTTCTGTACGTTTTAAATAACTAGTTCATCACAGaagtgtcttttgttttctttattttctcttgggACAACTTATTACAGCTGCAACTTAACTACGtaacggttttttttttttttatgtaggaAATGGTCGCATTGGCCACTGCAACCAGGGAAACAACATGTACCTCTTTCCAGCGTTAGTtggaaattttaataaaatttcctCTATGTTGTGCTGTTGTATTAAATATGGTTAGTTTTCTCAATAAGTTATGTTTTTGTTCCAGCATTGGTCTTGATATGCTACAGGCTGCTGCTGAGCGCTAAATCTTTCtacatttaataaatttttttatagattTGGCATGAAAAGAATTTGCTGAGCGGTATGAAAAGAATTTTAAGTACATATCACAATTCACAGGGCGTTGAGGTTATTAAGATTGACATATTTTTTAACCGGatcttttttaatctttttcaacaatattttatcttattaatgatattttaagatttaatcAGATTTTAGTTTCCTGTTTTAATGTAGATATCTTAGTCTATTTAAAGTCTTAAAAGTTCTCTTCCATGAAATTAAACAGTGTCAAAAAATAAGCGTAAAAAACAATACTCACACTTCAATggcttctccttctctctcagtTCCCTACGCTCTTCTTCCAAGCATTCAGCAAACACACctcattgatgatgatgatgatcctaTAACTGTTGATAGAAGCATCTTCAGTTTATCGGAGAACAAGCGTTATGAGTGGAAGAACATGTTGGAGGGTCTTGTTGGAGCGTGGTGTGTTGGTTCTTCTCATGGTTGGATTGTGCTTTTGGATCAGAATGGAGTTCCACTTCTTCTAAATCCTTCTTCTTTCACTACCATTAACTTACCACCTCTTCCCCTTTCATTCTTGCACCCTGTCACATATTCTTACTTTGCTGAATACTTAAGGAAAACGTTCATAGTCAAAGCAATCTTGATGTGTTGTTCCTCTCCTTCAAGCTACATTCTTGCCATCATATATGGTTCAAACAACAAGATTGCTTATTGCAATTCTGCAACTTGGGTTGAGCTCTCTCATGATAAGCAATCTTATTGTGACATTGTGCTCAGCAACAACTATCTTTATGCCTTAACACAATATGGTTCTGTTGAAGTTTGGAATATTTGTGGACAAATTCCTAAAAGATTGATTCTTTTAACACCAACTATGGAGGGGAATTACGAAGAGGAGAAAGCATATTTAGAAGATAACTGATGAGTTTGGAAACTCCCATTcaatttgatgatgaacaaatattattaaaatatttaattacaaaattattgatTTGATCTCAATTCACAtttgcttaattaataattttgttgtgcagatttTATATTGGGCCGAGAAATGAGTTTCTGGATTAAGCCCAATAACCAGCCTTGTTGCATGCTTTAAAGGGCTAAAACTGAATTGTTAATGGGCCAAAATAAATTTGAATATTGCAAGCCCAAACAAATGCTTTCTTAATTCTATGCTGAATCCaaaattcatcaggaaagcaaatgttaactAATTGGGCCAGCTTTATTTTTCAATACTAGAAGCCCAAGTCTTTTAGTGATGAATGATTCCAAGCCCGGTCCAATACTAAGAAAGCAAATTGGTTTCATGCTTCCAACGGACTCCATTGCTTGCTAAGAATGGATTTCAAATCTTAGTATGCTAGCATTGGAAACTTGAGAGAGAACTTGACTTTGATTTGATGGGAATCATTATGATTAATGCTATACGCTACTCAAAGCAAGGGAAGTAAAAAGCAATCTATCAACTTGTTTCACTCTTATTTAATTGCTTTTTACTTTAACTTcacattctctctcatctcttccttcttctctcttcggtCCTTGTCCAGGAAATAATGGAAGAAATGTTCTTCAACCAACAGAAGGAAGAAgctgcatgcatcaagaccatcaatctaatgatggcaagaaaacatactaaaataaaaatgagctgtggctaagATACTTACCAAATGTGGTCTTTGGTGAGGTTATCTTGAGCTTTgcatgctcaaaaaggaagaagaagatctcggccagcaagggagattcttgaagcatggcttgtctttgattctgctcaaccaccacagggagtagctagagtggcgaagtgatggttgaaggcagagattgaagcagatgaagtcatcatcatcatgaagcatcaagggccagaatttcatcttggagagcaagccaaggatgaagagctcggattgatgaagggtgatgatcaagaaaggactagaggtaattgcatgttggttaatgcatggttatctcttctctatgtggccgaaccggttttgttgaaggaggaagaagttggttcggttttggcttcaataagtggaggctcccctcttctataataagggtggacagccactgtttgaagcaaggagaaaatttgagagtgcaaggcacagagttctcagagctacctgagctaacagttttctcttctcctttaaTGTATtcagttttgtatttttctgtttaattttgtcatgtcttgagtctcatggtaaaaggcaaacagtgaggtttgtaatgaaaaaagccatagagcggaaaaagacagagagtgcaaaattaaaagaaaaaagccataaatgtcttagagttcctttgttcatctatgttgtgtttcatgattctgtgggaatccccttgtaagttggattagcactttacaagttgtaatcagattgattatagtgaaattccatcatgtttgtgatggagactggatgtaggctgcactgcacttagcagctgaaccaggatatatctgggtgtaatctttcctctctccaactccatttctgttttatactgcacaggagcaaaaatcaAAATGTCTCGTGGCAAGTGACGagcaaaaacaaaaagtctcgtgtccagagacgagctaaaacagaaaagtctcctctgagttcagcaagtgttagcaacataaaaaagggggctaagattcaaccccccccttctcttagccactgaaaccatcaattggtatcagagcttggtctcaaagagatcaagctttgcagcttggagtaaagatcctcatgaCAGAAAACAGTGGCGCAAATGTGGTGTCTTATAATCTAActgaaggacaatcaagcaacagaccccctcttttcaatgggaaaaattatacctattggaaggagaggatgaagatattcgtacaagcagtggattacagactttggaagattattCTCGAAGCTGGATGATGAATCtagtga from Arachis ipaensis cultivar K30076 chromosome B09, Araip1.1, whole genome shotgun sequence includes these protein-coding regions:
- the LOC107615019 gene encoding uncharacterized protein LOC107615019 is translated as MASPSLSVPYALLPSIQQTHLIDDDDDPITVDRSIFSLSENKRYEWKNMLEGLVGAWCVGSSHGWIVLLDQNGVPLLLNPSSFTTINLPPLPLSFLHPVTYSYFAEYLRKTFIVKAILMCCSSPSSYILAIIYGSNNKIAYCNSATWVELSHDKQSYCDIVLSNNYLYALTQYGSVEVWNICGQIPKRLILLTPTMEGNYEEEKAYLEDN